The Acomys russatus chromosome 18, mAcoRus1.1, whole genome shotgun sequence genome includes a region encoding these proteins:
- the Ccdc25 gene encoding coiled-coil domain-containing protein 25, with protein MVFYFTSCSANSSTYTIYMGKDKYENEDLIKYGWPEDIWFHVDKLSSAHVYLRLQKGEKIDDIPKEVLMDCAHLVKANSIQGCKMNNVNVVYTPWSNLKKTADMDVGQIGFHRQKDVKIVTVEKKVNEILNRLEKTKLEKFPDLAAEKEGRDREERNEKKAQIQEMKRREKEEMKKKREMDELRSYSSLMKVENMSSNQDGNDSDEFM; from the exons ctaaTTCATCAACTTACACTATTTACATGGGAAAGGATAAATATGAAA ATGAAGATTTGATAAAGTATGGCTGGCCTGAAGATATTTG GTTTCACGTGGACAAACTCTCTTCAGCTCATGTATACCTTCGATTACAAAAG GGAGAGAAGATCGACGACATTCCAAAGGAGGTTCTGATGGACTGTGCCCACCTTGTGAAGGCCAACAGCATTCAAG GCTGCAAGATGAACAACGTTAATGTGGTCTACACGCCATGGTCTAACCTGAAGAAAACAGCCGATATGGATGTGGGGCAGATAGGCTTTCACAGGCAGAAGGAT GTAAAGATCGTGACAGTGGAGAAGAAAGTGAATGAAATCTTGAACCGATTAGAAAAGACCAAATTGGAGAAGTTTCCAGACCTAGCAGcagagaaagaaggcagagacCGTGAAGAGAGGAATGAGAAAAAAGCCCAGATccaggaaatgaaaaggagagagaaagaagaaatgaagaagaaaagggaaatggatGAACTTAG gaGCTACTCGTCACTAATGAAAGTTGAGAATATGTCTTCAAATCAA